In Syngnathus scovelli strain Florida chromosome 10, RoL_Ssco_1.2, whole genome shotgun sequence, the following are encoded in one genomic region:
- the LOC125972877 gene encoding E3 ubiquitin-protein ligase MARCHF2 has protein sequence MTTGVCCHQPGDLCDCVKVTSVAEEGGGSECSVQVMTFDEHLLSSAIKPLPSDSPICRICHEGGSAESLLSPCDCTGTLATVHKSCLELWLSSSNTNYCELCNAQFSVQRRLRSFTEWLHDKNLHEERRLLFCDIICFLFVTPLATFSGWLCLKGVKDDLQLGSLLQNTGLISLTLILFTIYILWTMVCLRFHCKVYSEWRRRDQKVHLIIPKVTEGVSSQHALLSTTPLNTPSNDSPV, from the exons ATGACGACGGGCGTTTGCTGCCACCAGCCTGGCGACCTGTGTGACTGTGTAAAAGTCACCAGTGTGGCGGAAGAAGGAGGAGGCAGCGAGTGCTCTGTGCAGGTCATGACCTTTGATGAACACTTACTCTCCTCTGCGATCAAACCCCTACCAAG CGATAGTCCCATTTGTCGAATCTGCCACGAGGGAGGCTCCGCGGAAAGCCTGCTGTCCCCGTGCGACTGCACCGGCACGTTGGCCACGGTGCACAAGAGCTGCTTGGAGCTCTGGTTGTCTTCCTCCAATACTAACTACTGCGAGCTGTGCAACGCCCAATTCAGCGTCCAACGCAGACTCAGGTCTTTCACAGAG TGGCTGCACGACAAGAACTTACACGAGGAGAGGAGGTTGCTGTTCTGCGATATCATCTGCTTCCTGTTCGTTACGCCGCTGGCCACCTTTTCGGGTTGGTTGTGCCTAAAGGGCGTCAAAGATGACCTCCAGCTTGGCAGCTTGCTGCAGAATACGGGTCTCATCTCCCTCACCCTCATCCTCTTCACCATCTACATACTCTGGACTATG GTGTGCCTGCGCTTCCACTGTAAGGTGTACTCGGAGTGGAGAAGAAGGGACCAGAAAGTGCACCTGATCATCCCAAAGGTCACGGAGGGTGTTTCTTCCCAGCATGCCTTGCTCTCCACCACCCCCCTCAACACACCCTCTAATGACAGTCCGGTATGA